The Crocosphaera subtropica ATCC 51142 genome includes a window with the following:
- a CDS encoding sulfite oxidase-like oxidoreductase, whose translation MALKFFQKPETDNSDRVPPGQYLAKGFPVLTYGDTPHISTDNWQFKVWGLVTPKTFSWSDFMSLPHHEFTKDFHCVTRWSKLDVKWTGIKITDFINLLDVDPKATDVMQHCYGGYTTNLPLKDFVLEDNFFAFKLLGEPLPPDHGGPMRTVIPHLYAWKSAKWINGLEFLPKDELGFWEKNGYHRRGDPWKEERYGG comes from the coding sequence ATGGCTTTAAAATTCTTTCAAAAACCAGAAACCGATAATAGCGATCGCGTTCCTCCAGGACAATATTTAGCCAAAGGGTTTCCTGTTTTAACCTACGGTGACACTCCTCACATAAGTACAGATAATTGGCAATTTAAAGTCTGGGGTTTAGTGACACCAAAAACCTTTTCTTGGTCAGATTTTATGAGTTTACCTCATCATGAATTTACCAAAGATTTTCACTGTGTTACCCGTTGGTCAAAATTAGATGTGAAATGGACAGGAATCAAAATTACAGACTTTATCAATTTATTAGACGTTGATCCCAAAGCAACCGATGTCATGCAACATTGTTATGGAGGTTATACCACTAATTTACCTTTAAAAGATTTTGTTTTAGAAGATAACTTTTTTGCTTTTAAACTATTAGGAGAACCCTTACCTCCTGATCATGGTGGGCCAATGCGTACGGTTATTCCTCATCTCTACGCTTGGAAAAGTGCAAAATGGATTAATGGGTTAGAATTTTTGCCGAAAGATGAATTAGGCTTCTGGGAAAAAAACGGTTATCATCGACGGGGTGATCCCTGGAAAGAAGAACGATATGGGGGATAA
- a CDS encoding alpha/beta hydrolase, whose product MKLFALKKSLHGLTSVCLGTLASLTLTLPTNAAEKIYFVYDSLIVSIPVRSLEIYANEGRLTQQLRQYFNLAGTSEEERQAFREALSTPVEVNPVDLSRLLNTDEGERILNYVGKVFNIQGGRNGKYLIRGALVQAAFNPAGLTLINFLNRLATDVQIDVKKAIELSREIELIVQGTYLFTEEVEKLAQAEAQQDPDVDFSQLTDPRQPGPFTVSNYRWNLVDRNRDRAFYVEMYQPQTLADESVPVVVISHGLASRPEDFGKWARHLASYGYVVAVPQHPGSDIQQTKAFLEGLSRQIFIREEFIDRPLDISYTIDELERRNQGQFSGKLDLNNVGVVGHSFGGYTVLAVAGATPDFERLKQMCDLEIGDLNTALLLQCRALKLERKDYNFKDERVTALFVVNPVNSGLFGSKSLAKIDIPVFISAGSYDPATPFIFEQAVSFPRLEVPDKYLQLQEGQAHVDFSQLDAGIIDTVQKTTKLTLPSPQLLDSYTNSMMLSFFEVYIENNPQYRPFLQSAYGEYLSQDQEFKTYIITEESSLKLGRAIEQFIRQNNITIPSEN is encoded by the coding sequence ATGAAATTGTTTGCCCTCAAAAAATCCTTACACGGTTTAACTTCGGTATGTTTAGGAACCTTAGCCTCCTTAACCTTAACTTTACCAACCAATGCGGCCGAAAAAATCTATTTTGTTTATGATTCTTTAATTGTTTCAATTCCCGTTCGCTCCTTAGAAATTTATGCAAATGAAGGGAGATTAACTCAACAATTACGTCAATATTTTAACTTAGCAGGAACCAGCGAAGAAGAAAGACAAGCCTTTCGAGAAGCTTTATCTACCCCAGTTGAGGTTAATCCTGTAGACTTATCTCGATTATTAAATACCGATGAAGGGGAAAGAATCTTAAATTATGTGGGTAAAGTTTTTAATATTCAAGGCGGAAGAAATGGTAAGTATCTGATTAGAGGGGCTTTAGTTCAAGCTGCTTTTAATCCAGCCGGATTAACCTTAATTAATTTCTTAAATAGACTCGCCACAGATGTACAAATTGATGTTAAAAAAGCCATCGAATTATCACGAGAAATAGAATTGATTGTTCAGGGGACTTATTTATTTACCGAAGAAGTCGAAAAATTAGCCCAAGCCGAAGCCCAACAAGATCCAGATGTGGATTTTTCTCAATTAACCGATCCCCGTCAACCGGGTCCTTTTACAGTTAGCAATTATCGGTGGAACTTAGTTGATAGAAATCGCGATCGCGCCTTTTATGTGGAAATGTATCAACCCCAAACCTTAGCCGATGAATCGGTTCCGGTGGTGGTTATTTCGCATGGGTTAGCCTCTCGGCCCGAAGACTTTGGAAAGTGGGCTAGACATTTAGCTTCCTATGGTTATGTGGTGGCGGTTCCTCAACATCCAGGTAGCGATATTCAACAAACAAAAGCCTTTTTAGAAGGATTATCTCGACAAATTTTTATTCGCGAGGAATTTATTGATCGACCCCTTGATATTAGTTATACCATTGATGAATTAGAAAGACGTAATCAAGGCCAGTTTTCAGGGAAATTAGACCTTAATAATGTGGGTGTTGTGGGTCATTCTTTTGGAGGTTATACGGTGTTAGCTGTCGCTGGTGCAACTCCTGACTTTGAACGGTTAAAACAAATGTGTGACCTGGAAATAGGGGACTTAAATACAGCTTTATTGTTGCAATGTCGGGCTTTAAAATTAGAAAGAAAAGACTATAACTTTAAAGATGAAAGAGTTACAGCCCTATTCGTAGTCAATCCTGTTAATTCAGGTCTTTTTGGCAGTAAATCTTTAGCAAAAATTGATATTCCTGTCTTTATTTCTGCTGGAAGTTATGATCCAGCAACGCCTTTTATTTTTGAACAAGCAGTTTCTTTTCCTCGCCTTGAAGTTCCTGACAAATACCTCCAATTACAAGAAGGACAAGCCCATGTAGATTTTTCTCAACTGGATGCAGGGATTATTGATACAGTACAAAAAACCACTAAATTAACCCTTCCTAGTCCTCAACTATTAGATAGTTATACCAACTCAATGATGCTATCTTTTTTTGAAGTATATATCGAAAATAATCCTCAATATCGTCCTTTTCTACAGTCAGCTTATGGGGAATATTTAAGTCAAGACCAGGAATTTAAAACGTATATTATTACTGAAGAATCTTCTCTTAAGTTAGGTCGAGCGATTGAGCAATTTATCAGACAGAATAACATCACCATTCCTAGTGAAAATTGA
- a CDS encoding type IV pilin-like G/H family protein: MMQPLTKQQRWITGTLAGLLLGTSLVGVAVKTQAEEEVKPEQAEQEQVMSKEEQAKQAQAKALKLVTKMTEAQRSYYEKNGEFKVVIDEIAEDLDLTLPSSFNYAIRTSFQGAYIYVLPSKSPLADQLKAYVGGAFIKSPQKDSENENQKQEIVTIICETTETGRRRPADPQIARAKEVNSTTEPSLSCADSTVPAPKSNQK, from the coding sequence ATGATGCAACCATTGACAAAGCAACAGAGATGGATAACTGGAACGCTCGCCGGCCTACTATTGGGAACAAGTTTGGTGGGAGTTGCCGTTAAAACCCAAGCAGAAGAGGAAGTGAAACCAGAACAAGCAGAACAAGAGCAGGTAATGAGTAAAGAGGAGCAAGCAAAACAAGCGCAAGCAAAAGCTCTTAAACTTGTCACTAAGATGACAGAAGCACAACGTTCCTATTACGAAAAAAATGGAGAATTTAAGGTTGTTATTGATGAAATCGCCGAAGATTTAGACCTTACTTTACCTTCGAGCTTTAATTACGCCATTCGAACCAGTTTTCAAGGGGCTTACATTTACGTTTTGCCGTCTAAAAGTCCCCTTGCTGACCAACTAAAAGCCTATGTTGGGGGAGCTTTTATTAAGTCTCCTCAAAAAGATTCAGAAAATGAGAATCAGAAACAAGAAATCGTTACAATTATTTGCGAAACCACCGAAACAGGGCGCAGACGACCAGCAGACCCCCAAATAGCTAGAGCGAAAGAGGTGAACTCAACCACTGAACCATCCTTATCCTGTGCAGATTCTACCGTACCAGCACCAAAGTCTAACCAAAAATAA
- a CDS encoding glutaredoxin family protein has translation MRLILYSKPGCHLCEGLEGKLKQIETLPFELEIRDITTRDDWFTAYQYEIPVLRLQLPKGEKTIPRFSPRISVDKLAQKLEQYFQVSDGD, from the coding sequence ATGCGACTCATTTTATATAGCAAACCAGGGTGTCATTTATGTGAAGGACTTGAAGGGAAATTAAAACAAATAGAAACCCTACCGTTTGAATTAGAAATAAGAGATATTACTACCCGTGACGATTGGTTTACCGCTTATCAATACGAAATCCCTGTCTTACGGTTACAGCTACCCAAAGGAGAAAAAACCATTCCTCGGTTTTCCCCTCGTATTTCTGTGGATAAGTTAGCACAAAAATTGGAACAGTATTTCCAAGTATCCGATGGAGACTAA
- a CDS encoding MgtC/SapB family protein translates to MDLTVATQLAIALILGLIIGIERGWKTREDPDGLGDGGIRNFGLSGLFGGIAAVLADKWGIGILAVIFLGLSLVIVTSYVLTAKKSKDYGTTTEIALLMTFSLGAMVVSGWMIEAVAIAVIVAWLLGLKEELSRYLLLLQRRELIATLQLLLIASVFFPLLPNENIGPWEAINPRSIGLLVLLISGISYVGYFSIRILGNQVGLLLTGFFGGIASSTALTLAFSRMAKTRQDITILLAAGIALANGMMAPRLLIEIMVVNGSLAQQLITPLIVLAIIPIVCAGLLVWRLSPPKSTTPLKLSNPVELGAALQYAALLAILSVLVRAAQSWFGDSGVYLLSAISGLVDVDAVGISLAKAANDTMASQVAIIGTLLAVTMNTIVKVGMTAIIGGKVLAYWCGGILFGSLVLSILILIANVSVISY, encoded by the coding sequence ATGGATTTAACCGTTGCTACTCAATTAGCGATCGCTTTAATCTTGGGCTTAATTATTGGTATAGAACGGGGTTGGAAAACCCGTGAAGACCCTGATGGACTGGGAGATGGGGGGATTCGTAACTTTGGTTTAAGTGGGCTATTTGGGGGCATTGCTGCGGTCTTAGCGGATAAATGGGGCATCGGTATATTAGCAGTAATTTTTTTGGGGTTATCTCTTGTTATCGTTACCTCTTATGTCCTAACGGCCAAAAAATCTAAAGATTATGGGACAACCACAGAAATTGCCCTATTGATGACCTTTAGTTTAGGGGCTATGGTGGTGAGTGGTTGGATGATAGAAGCAGTAGCGATCGCCGTTATTGTTGCGTGGTTATTGGGGTTAAAAGAAGAGTTAAGTCGCTATTTATTATTACTACAACGTCGAGAGTTAATTGCTACCTTACAATTATTATTAATTGCGTCGGTATTTTTTCCTCTTTTGCCCAATGAAAATATAGGCCCTTGGGAAGCTATTAATCCCCGTTCCATTGGTTTATTAGTGTTATTAATTTCAGGAATTTCTTATGTTGGTTATTTTTCCATTCGCATTTTAGGCAATCAAGTCGGTTTACTATTAACAGGCTTTTTCGGGGGAATTGCTTCGTCTACCGCCTTAACTTTAGCTTTTTCTCGTATGGCAAAAACTCGTCAAGATATTACTATTTTATTAGCTGCTGGCATTGCTTTGGCAAATGGTATGATGGCACCGAGATTATTAATAGAAATTATGGTGGTTAATGGTAGTTTAGCGCAACAATTAATTACACCGTTGATAGTATTAGCAATTATTCCCATAGTTTGTGCCGGTTTATTAGTTTGGCGGTTATCTCCTCCTAAGTCAACTACTCCTCTTAAACTATCAAATCCAGTCGAATTAGGTGCAGCTTTACAATATGCTGCTTTATTAGCTATTTTATCGGTATTGGTTCGTGCTGCTCAAAGTTGGTTCGGAGATAGTGGAGTTTATCTATTATCGGCTATTTCTGGTCTAGTTGATGTGGATGCAGTTGGCATTTCTTTAGCTAAAGCTGCTAACGATACCATGGCCTCACAAGTTGCTATAATTGGCACGTTATTAGCAGTCACCATGAATACCATTGTTAAAGTAGGAATGACTGCTATAATTGGGGGGAAAGTGTTAGCTTATTGGTGCGGTGGGATTCTTTTTGGTTCCCTTGTATTGAGTATATTAATTCTCATAGCTAATGTTTCAGTAATCAGTTATTAG
- a CDS encoding FkbM family methyltransferase gives MPYSVSIVLFTRFPDPGKVKTRLAWDIGDRTAMEIHRYLMSQMLRLLLREIDGVNIIVNYTGVDSVNKMIDSFDPDLRLDINQGIKSGILSFIQQPSSSFGERMNAIAKQLGKVIIIGSDIPGITADILNEAIKCLNREEAAIALTEDEGYYLIALPYYSDVFTSINYSLKNVYQQTYSLMEKNYAAASILNHTLVDIDEVNDLEFLGLTDLIQQNQIEISVIIPTLNEVKSIYETLVNVVKQAKTVNNLEILVIDGGSNDDTLQRVEDFKKDYSHVFIQSLIISSLGRAFQMNTGLRHSSGKYLVFCHADTLLPSEWDKKIVSVLSNKNVKLAYFDLQFQHNHLGLKWVAWTANHIRRSPYGDQVFCVRRNDFKAIGGFDYLALLEDVTLFDNKIDYQHCQKIPETVITNARKYSNKKSEYTYLSIFKNVGKNFAIMAGKNLLNLPACQLRKIHYGSSHHYELLEVPFQDKIYTFKYYFPKQLSHKLLIWKKVYYQQSMNQLIPTILNYCQGDDIFIDVGANVGIISCLLSMVLAKYLIKTDILAFETVPYLYQLFKDNYSLYINETRNKIHLENIDLGDKEEHYHLQLDKKSDNFRDKTEGNNIIKVKQIALDDYQFPIEKKISVIKLDLDGTQLNRLKGMRKTIQQHQPILVLTSSIPPFFNAQDDAKNDIKATIQLLNHLNYQLDKFSSIDYIAHPKLNI, from the coding sequence TTGCCTTACTCTGTTAGTATTGTTCTGTTTACTCGTTTTCCCGATCCAGGAAAGGTAAAAACCCGTTTAGCTTGGGATATTGGCGATCGCACAGCAATGGAGATCCATCGTTATCTCATGAGTCAAATGTTGAGACTATTACTCCGTGAGATAGATGGGGTTAATATTATTGTTAATTACACAGGAGTCGATAGTGTTAACAAAATGATCGACAGTTTTGATCCTGATTTACGATTAGATATTAACCAAGGAATTAAGTCTGGTATTCTTTCGTTTATTCAACAACCGTCATCCTCTTTCGGGGAACGAATGAATGCGATCGCTAAACAGCTAGGAAAGGTAATAATAATTGGTTCTGATATCCCAGGAATTACTGCTGATATTTTAAATGAAGCTATTAAATGTTTAAACCGAGAAGAAGCAGCGATCGCTTTAACCGAGGATGAGGGTTATTATCTCATTGCGTTACCTTATTATAGTGATGTGTTTACCAGCATTAATTATAGTTTAAAAAATGTTTATCAACAGACGTATAGTTTGATGGAAAAAAACTATGCTGCTGCATCTATTCTTAATCATACTTTAGTAGATATTGATGAAGTTAACGATCTTGAATTTTTGGGTTTAACAGACTTAATACAACAAAATCAAATTGAGATTTCTGTTATTATTCCTACTTTGAACGAAGTCAAATCTATTTATGAGACATTAGTTAATGTAGTTAAACAGGCCAAAACAGTAAATAATCTAGAAATCTTAGTCATTGATGGAGGAAGCAACGACGATACTTTACAACGGGTTGAAGACTTTAAAAAAGACTATTCCCATGTTTTCATACAGTCGTTAATTATATCCTCTTTGGGTCGTGCTTTTCAGATGAATACAGGGTTAAGACATTCATCAGGAAAGTATCTTGTATTTTGTCATGCAGATACCTTATTACCGTCAGAATGGGACAAAAAAATAGTCTCTGTTTTAAGCAATAAAAACGTTAAATTAGCTTATTTCGATTTGCAATTTCAACACAATCATTTAGGATTAAAATGGGTTGCTTGGACCGCTAATCATATCAGGCGATCGCCTTATGGGGATCAGGTATTTTGTGTGAGACGAAATGATTTTAAAGCAATTGGGGGGTTTGATTATCTTGCCTTGTTAGAAGATGTTACTTTATTTGACAATAAAATTGATTATCAACACTGTCAAAAAATTCCTGAAACCGTTATTACTAATGCCCGTAAATATAGTAATAAAAAAAGTGAATATACTTATCTATCTATCTTTAAAAATGTTGGTAAAAATTTTGCTATAATGGCAGGAAAAAATTTATTAAACTTACCCGCTTGTCAATTAAGAAAAATTCATTATGGTTCATCCCATCATTATGAATTATTAGAAGTTCCTTTTCAAGATAAAATCTATACATTTAAGTATTATTTTCCAAAACAATTAAGCCATAAACTTTTAATCTGGAAAAAGGTATATTATCAACAATCGATGAATCAATTAATCCCTACAATTTTAAATTATTGTCAAGGTGATGATATTTTTATCGATGTAGGGGCTAATGTAGGAATAATTAGTTGTTTACTGAGTATGGTACTAGCTAAATATCTTATCAAAACTGATATTCTTGCCTTTGAAACTGTTCCTTATCTGTATCAACTCTTTAAAGATAACTATTCCCTTTATATTAATGAAACAAGAAATAAAATTCATCTAGAAAATATAGATTTAGGAGATAAAGAAGAACATTATCACTTACAATTAGATAAGAAATCAGATAATTTTAGGGATAAAACAGAAGGGAATAATATTATAAAAGTGAAACAGATAGCCTTAGATGATTATCAGTTTCCCATTGAGAAAAAAATTAGCGTCATTAAACTAGATTTAGACGGAACTCAATTAAACAGACTCAAGGGAATGAGAAAAACAATTCAACAACACCAACCCATTTTAGTCTTAACTTCATCAATTCCTCCTTTTTTCAATGCTCAAGATGATGCTAAAAATGATATTAAAGCTACCATTCAATTACTTAATCATTTAAACTATCAACTAGATAAATTTAGTTCGATTGATTACATAGCTCATCCTAAGCTCAATATATGA